In a genomic window of Bradyrhizobium sp. LLZ17:
- a CDS encoding FAD-dependent oxidoreductase, translating to MRYTDIAIIGGGLAGSTAAAMLGRAGISTVLIDPHATYPADFRVEKLSGHIQIERFARTGIAESVLRHATFAGENWIARFGRLLDKAPSRQFNILYDCLVNVIRDEIPENVERVWAKAVSIETSPERQRITLANDATISARLVVLANGLNVGLRHQLGITRNIVSACHSISIGFDIVPTERTSFDFPALTYFSERPSDRIPYISLFPIGPRMRANLFVYRGFDDPWLRELRRAPAATLDAALPRLKRITGPFDIAGEIRIRPVDLYVNDASHQPGLVLVGDAFSTSCPVAGTGCDKVFTDVERLCSVYIPQWLASDGMDADKIATFYADPVKRACDEWSVAKAFDFRSVSIATSPYWMAQRWARFFAWSAQGLLRRLGGVIHLEPNFLGHSSSSSSSSSSSSSRSSSLSSSA from the coding sequence ATGCGGTACACCGACATTGCGATCATCGGCGGAGGGCTCGCCGGCTCGACGGCCGCTGCAATGCTCGGCCGCGCCGGTATTTCGACGGTGCTGATTGATCCGCATGCCACCTATCCGGCCGATTTTCGCGTCGAAAAACTCAGCGGTCACATCCAAATCGAGCGATTCGCGCGCACTGGAATTGCCGAGTCAGTGCTGCGCCACGCGACTTTTGCCGGCGAGAACTGGATCGCGCGATTCGGTCGCCTGCTCGACAAGGCGCCGAGCCGGCAGTTCAACATTCTCTACGATTGCCTGGTCAACGTCATCCGCGACGAGATCCCCGAGAACGTCGAGCGCGTCTGGGCCAAGGCGGTGTCGATCGAAACAAGCCCGGAGCGGCAGAGAATCACCCTTGCCAACGACGCGACGATCTCCGCCCGCCTGGTCGTGCTCGCGAACGGATTGAACGTCGGCCTGCGCCACCAGCTCGGCATCACGCGAAACATCGTCAGCGCCTGCCATTCGATCTCGATCGGGTTCGACATCGTGCCAACGGAGCGGACCTCGTTCGATTTCCCGGCGCTGACCTATTTCTCGGAGCGGCCGAGCGACCGCATCCCCTACATCTCGCTGTTTCCGATCGGCCCGCGGATGCGCGCCAATTTGTTCGTCTACCGCGGCTTCGACGATCCCTGGCTGCGCGAGCTACGCCGGGCGCCGGCTGCGACACTGGATGCCGCCCTGCCGCGGCTCAAGCGTATCACCGGCCCGTTCGACATCGCCGGCGAGATCAGGATCCGCCCAGTTGATCTCTATGTGAATGACGCCAGCCATCAGCCTGGCCTGGTGCTGGTGGGTGATGCCTTCTCGACCTCCTGCCCGGTCGCCGGCACCGGCTGCGACAAGGTGTTCACCGACGTCGAACGGCTTTGCAGCGTCTACATTCCGCAGTGGCTGGCCTCCGATGGGATGGACGCGGACAAGATCGCCACCTTTTATGCCGATCCGGTCAAGCGGGCCTGCGATGAATGGTCGGTGGCAAAGGCGTTCGACTTCCGCTCGGTTTCGATCGCGACCAGCCCCTACTGGATGGCGCAGCGCTGGGCGCGCTTCTTTGCGTGGTCGGCCCAGGGATTATTGCGGCGGCTTGGCGGCGTGATCCATCTGGAGCCGAACTTCCTCGGTCACTCCTCCTCCTCGTCGTCCTCGTCCTCATCATCCTCGTCGAGATCGTCGTCACTGTCGTCCTCGGCGTGA
- the rpsL gene encoding 30S ribosomal protein S12, with protein MPTINQLIAQPREVQKSRKKVPALQQSPQKRGVCTRVYTTTPKKPNSALRKVAKVRLTNGFEVIGYIPGEGHNLQEHSVVMIRGGRVKDLPGVRYHILRGVLDTQGVKNRKQRRSKYGAKRPK; from the coding sequence ATGCCGACGATCAACCAGCTGATCGCACAACCGCGGGAAGTGCAGAAGTCGCGCAAGAAGGTGCCGGCGCTGCAGCAGTCGCCGCAAAAGCGCGGCGTTTGCACGCGCGTCTACACCACGACCCCGAAGAAGCCGAACTCGGCGCTTCGTAAGGTCGCCAAGGTGCGCCTGACCAACGGCTTCGAGGTGATCGGCTACATCCCGGGCGAGGGCCATAACCTCCAGGAGCACTCCGTGGTCATGATCCGCGGCGGTCGCGTCAAGGATTTGCCCGGCGTGCGCTACCACATCCTCCGCGGCGTTCTGGATACCCAGGGCGTCAAGAACCGTAAGCAGCGTCGTTCGAAGTACGGCGCCAAGCGTCCGAAGTAA
- the rpsG gene encoding 30S ribosomal protein S7, protein MSRRHSAEKREVLPDPKFGNIIITKFMNSVMYAGKKSVAEGIVYGALGLIESKTKQNPLGVFEQALENVMPTIEVRSRRVGGATYQVPVEVRSVRRQALGIRWLISAARERNEKTMTERLSAELLDASNSRGNAVKKREDVHRMAEANRAFSHYRW, encoded by the coding sequence ATGTCTCGTCGTCACTCAGCGGAAAAGCGCGAAGTTCTGCCGGATCCGAAGTTCGGGAACATTATCATTACGAAGTTCATGAACTCGGTGATGTACGCCGGCAAGAAGTCGGTTGCCGAAGGCATCGTCTACGGTGCGCTCGGCCTCATCGAATCCAAGACCAAGCAGAACCCGCTCGGCGTGTTCGAGCAGGCACTCGAGAACGTCATGCCGACGATCGAAGTGCGCTCCCGCCGCGTCGGTGGCGCGACCTACCAGGTTCCGGTCGAGGTTCGTTCGGTGCGCCGTCAGGCGCTGGGCATTCGGTGGCTGATTTCGGCTGCGCGCGAGCGGAACGAGAAGACGATGACCGAACGGCTTTCGGCGGAGCTTCTCGACGCATCGAACAGCCGCGGTAACGCCGTCAAGAAGCGCGAAGACGTGCACCGGATGGCGGAAGCCAACCGCGCCTTCTCGCACTATCGCTGGTAA